The sequence below is a genomic window from Nitrososphaerota archaeon.
ACATCACAAGTGAAGTTGGGTATCTCGCCTTGCCACCAGGTACATAGCAACCTACGCTTTCCAAAGCTGAAACTTTCATGAATATTGTGAGGCCGTCGTCTTGAATCCTCACCGATCTTAGCTGTTTTAGCAGAATAGAATCCAGCTTTGCTACTCTTTTCTTAAGATTCTTTAATGCGCCAACTTCTGTATCACTTACTTTGGAATACGCTTTCTTGATTTCATTTGTTTGAACCCTGAATTCACGTGATTGGATATCGACGTTATCAAACTTCTTGGTATATTCTACCAAAGCAGCGTCTCCTCTATGTTTTACATCATTCACGATCTGTTTGACCCCCTCTATGTTCCTAGTCAGCGAAGAGCTCTTCCGGAGAGATTGTGCCAGAGTCACAGTGTTTTGCGAGGTCAGTGTGTGTTTTTTCAGCTCAGTTCTTTGACTCATTTTTCCATATTTCCTCGAGTGGGAGGATCTGCTGTGGGTTATGCACAACTAGGCCCTGCGAAAGCCTCCTTATACTAGGCAGAAGCCTCAGAAATTCGTCCTTCCCCACAATCGTATTTATGGAATACCAGCCTTTTGTAGACAGTTCGCTTATAGTTGGACCTTTCAATGACGGCAAAGACTTCAATAGTTTCTGCAGGTTCTCTTTTTTGACATTAAGAAAGATGTGAATCTTCTTCCTTCCATCAACTACGCCTTTCAATAGCGTGAGAACGTCATAGATTTTTTCCCGCTTTGCTTTGTCGGCAATTGCCTTTTTGTTCGCTATTAGAACTGAAGAGGACTCCATGATAGTTTCTATCGCCTTTAGATTGTTTTGATCCAGCGTTGAACCAGTTTCTATGACATCGAATATGGCATCTGCGTCCTCTGGCGGCTTTGCTTCGGTAGCTCCAAACGAAAGGTATAGAGAAAGTTTTGGGTTGTCTCCCTTCCTCCACCAAGGAGTGATCATCATAGGGCTTTTGTTGCCGAACCTCTTCTTGTACGCCTTGTTCTTCATGATGTAGTTTGAAGATAGGTTAAGGTACTCTGTTGAAAATCTGAGCGTCCTTTCATTCTTGGCAAAGTCTTCGATCAAATCGCTTAGAGAATCGGACTTGTAGTCCTTCGGGATCGCAAGCACTATCCTGATCCTGCCGTATTCAAGATTGACTAGAGTTTCCACATCTGCATTAGTTTCGAGAATCCAGTCCTGGCCTGTTATCCCAAGGTCAGCCATCCCCTCGTCTACGATTACGGGGATCTCTTGAGGGCGAAGAATTTTTACATCGATAGCAGGATCGTTTAATTTTGGTTTGTATGTTCTATCCTTACCATATATTTTATAGCCTGCGTTCTCGATAATTTCATAGGTTGCCTTTTCTAGGGAGCCCTTTGGGATTGCGAATTTTATCTTGACCATTTTAATCACTTGAATTTTTAGATTTTACAATGAAGGCGAGGCAAGAAAATATGAACGCGGTCACCGTGTATGAAGGTAATCCCTCATTGTAATCACTGTTATTCTGAAAAGAATCTGACGATTTATTTAGCCTTTGCGCCTATAGCCTATCCAATGATCAGACGGTTATGCCATCAATTCCCTGTTTTTGTGATAGCCCAAAGCGTCCCATACATTGCATGATTTGATCTTATTTAAACTCAAAAATTAGTGAGGTGAAAATTTGATTTCAAAATGCCCTGTTTTTGAGTGATTTAGAAGCTTGGCGAGCTCATTGGCTTGGTTAACAAGTTTATTGTTGATATGTGTGAGCTCCAAGTCTAGCCTTACAGTCATCTATATCTGGGTGTAATATTTAGGATTGCAAAATGAAAGTCAAATGCCTTAGGTGTGGAAACCAGAGAGAACAGGCGGCGGATGTGCTCTACGGAGGCAAGATTGGTGAAATCATACGCAATAACGTCTGCACTATATGTTGGGCTGAATGGCAGGATATGGAGATGAAGATGATTAACGAATACAGAATTAATTTTTCAGACCCTAACCACAGAAGTTTCATTGGGCAAAAGATGAAGGAATTTCTTAACCTGCTTAATGTTCAGAAATAATCCTTAAGCCTGCTCTGTTCCATCAACTCTCTGATGATTCTGCTCTTCCCCCTCCAGATGTTCTCTTGCAATGTCAATCTAGCTAGTGCTGCCGAAAGTGCTTTACGGAAGGTTTCATATTCGTGATACTTTTGTTTTATTGCCGCTCTGACAGTTTCTCTAATATTCCATACCCCTACAGGCAGTATATAGCCCGGGTGTATCTCTCTGAGTACTAATGCTGAGGCTTGCCTTCTTATAGAATCAAGATATTCTGCTATTGCGAGTCTAGCAGCGTAATAACTGCCGTGAATCTTTGCATAAGTTGTTCTCCCGAAATACGTTTCAGAATCTCCTTCCAGAGCTGGTTGCTGCTCAATTATATTCCATGTCGTGTTCGGAAACCATGCTTCAAGCATCTCATATCTCCATAATTCCGGAGCAAGTATAATCGAAAATCTGTTGTCGAGGTTTGAGAAATGGTATACCCTGAACTTGTCTATGGTTTCGTATTGTTTGATTTTTTCTACTAATTGCAGAGAAATGTTGCTGTCGACTGCAGTTATGCTCCATCTAGTAGGTACGAGTTTTCTTTTTGCCGATGTTCCGAGCATGCCCAGACTGAATGCCTTCTGGAGCCTAGAAATTTCAACTCCTCTTCTAAACAAAATGAATGTTGCCTCAGATGCTGTGAGGTCTTTGTCGTAATAAGCGCGCTCGATTCTCTTGTCAGAAGTTATCGAAGAGGGCTTGAACTGCTTTAGCGGAGCTGACGGCCCGAAGGGTTGCGATTCATCGCTCAGGACCAATCGCTGGTCAGGCCTGCGCTCTAAAACCATTTCAGCATCTATATGTCGAGGTGACATGGCAACCTCTTGCAACGACGACAATAGTTTTCCTGGATCTTTAGCCTCCTGAACCTCTACCCTGCTCCTCCCTCTGATGAGTTTGTATCTATAGCCTACAATCTCGTCAAAGCTTTTGCCCAGCCAGCCTTCTGGCAAATCAAATATCTCCGTTGAGCCAGTAATGGGAGGAACCAGAGGGCCTAT
It includes:
- the hisG gene encoding ATP phosphoribosyltransferase, translating into MVKIKFAIPKGSLEKATYEIIENAGYKIYGKDRTYKPKLNDPAIDVKILRPQEIPVIVDEGMADLGITGQDWILETNADVETLVNLEYGRIRIVLAIPKDYKSDSLSDLIEDFAKNERTLRFSTEYLNLSSNYIMKNKAYKKRFGNKSPMMITPWWRKGDNPKLSLYLSFGATEAKPPEDADAIFDVIETGSTLDQNNLKAIETIMESSSVLIANKKAIADKAKREKIYDVLTLLKGVVDGRKKIHIFLNVKKENLQKLLKSLPSLKGPTISELSTKGWYSINTIVGKDEFLRLLPSIRRLSQGLVVHNPQQILPLEEIWKNESKN
- a CDS encoding Fe-S cluster protector protein: MKVKCLRCGNQREQAADVLYGGKIGEIIRNNVCTICWAEWQDMEMKMINEYRINFSDPNHRSFIGQKMKEFLNLLNVQK